From a single Seriola aureovittata isolate HTS-2021-v1 ecotype China chromosome 18, ASM2101889v1, whole genome shotgun sequence genomic region:
- the pip5k1ba gene encoding phosphatidylinositol-4-phosphate 5-kinase, type I, beta a isoform X1, with amino-acid sequence MAELPSNQVLSVQKMSTATTDSVEEGTKTSKMSKDHKKPTASILRGAIQLGIGYAVGNLSSKPDRDVLMQDFSVVESVFLPSEGSNLTPAHHYPDFRLKTYAPLAFRYFRELFGIKPDDYLYSICNEPLIELSNPGASSSWFYLTSDDEFIIKTVQHKEAEFLQKLLPGYYMNLNQNRRTLLPKFYGLYCIQCSGATIRVVVMNNVLPRAMKMHYKYDLKGSSYKRRASRKERAKSSPTFKDLDFQEMHEGLHFDLDRYNALMKTLQRDCRVLESFKIMDYSLLLGIHVLDRKPLSRGSRCDSRKGQKVLYSTALESIQGSVKDPEPVADDDTFGGIPAKHKDENLLIFLGIIDILQSYRFIKKVEHSWKALVHDGDTVSVHRPSFYADRFLKFMESTVFKKSHPLRGASSRRKRSSLHAVKSASQEFLSPQKEEKKEEKKAQSMDNLDGNFYSSSKQPDLLPRTAVSFESTRNDDEDLENSEDRRASSSTIALDDPLPSLSRSQSESELDVYLHHRDSPRRPSWS; translated from the exons ATGGCCGAGCTTCCCTCTAATCAAGTTCTCTCTGTCCAAAAGATGTCAACCGCAACCACCGACAGTGTAGAAGAAGGAACCAAAACCTCTAAAATGTCAAAGGATCATAAAAAG CCCACAGCATCCATCCTGAGAGGAGCCATCCAGCTGGGCATCGGTTACGCTGTGGGAAACCTCAGCTCCAAACCAGACAGAGATGTTCTCATGCAGGACTTCTCTGTGGTGGAGAGCGTCTTCCTGCCCAG TGAGGGCAGCAACCTGACTCCAGCACATCACTACCCAGACTTCCGGCTGAAGACGTACGCCCCGCTGGCCTTCCGCTACTTCAGAGAGCTGTTCGGCATCAAACCAGACGACTATCTG TACTCCATTTGCAACGAGCCTCTGATCGAGCTATCCAACCCCGGCGCCAGCAGTTCGTGGTTCTACCTCACCAGTGACGATGAGTTCATCATTAAGACGGTGCAGCATAAAGAGGCGGAGTTCCTGCAGAAGCTGCTGCCTGGTTACTACAtg AATCTGAATCAAAACCGGAGGACGTTGCTGCCCAAGTTCTACGGTCTCTACTGCATCCAGTGCAGCGGTGCCACCATCCGCGTGGTGGTGATGAACAATGTGCTGCCGCGAGCCATGAAGATGCACTACAAGTACGACCTGAAGGGCTCCTCGTACAAACGGCGTGCCTCGCGCAAAGAGCGCGCCAAATCCTCGCCCACATTCAAAGACCTGGACTTCCAGGAGATGCACGAAGGCCTGCACTTTGACCTGGACAGATACAACGCCCTGATGAAGACTCTGCAGAGGGACTGTCGG GTCTTAGAGAGCTTTAAGATCATGGACTACAGTCTTCTCCTGGGGATTCATGTTTTGGACCGGAAGCCTTTGAGCAGAGGAAGCCGATGTGACAGCAGGAAGGGACAGAAGGTCCTCTACTCCACCGCCCTCGAGTCCATCCAAGGGTCCGTGAAGGACCCCGAACCTGTGGCCGATGACGACAC attTGGTGGAATTCCTGCCAAACATAAAGATGAGAACCTGCTCATCTTTTTAGGGATCATCGACATCCTTCAGTCGTACAG GTTCATTAAGAAAGTGGAGCACTCTTGGAAAGCTCTAGTGCATGATGGG gacACGGTGTCGGTTCACAGGCCCAGTTTTTATGCAGACAGGTTTCTGAAATTCATGGAATCGACTGTGTTTAAAAAGAGTCACC ctttAAGAGGAGCATCTtcaaggaggaagaggagttcCCTCCACGCAGTAAAGTCAGCCTCTCAGGAGTTTCTGTCcccacagaaggaggagaagaaggaggagaagaaggccCAGAGCATGGACAACCTGGATGGAAACT TTTATAGTTCCTCCAAACAACCAGATCTTCTTCCGAGGactgctgtttcttttgagTCAACCCGAAATGACGACGAGGACCTTGAAAACAG TGAGGACCGACGAGCCTCAAGTTCAACAATCGCTCTGGACGATCCTCTGCCGTCCCTCAGCAGAAGCCAATCAGAGTCTGAACTGGACGTCTACTTG CATCACAGAGACTCACCCAGGCGACCCAGCTGGAGTTGA
- the pip5k1ba gene encoding phosphatidylinositol-4-phosphate 5-kinase, type I, beta a isoform X2, giving the protein MAELPSNQVLSVQKMSTATTDSVEEGTKTSKMSKDHKKPTASILRGAIQLGIGYAVGNLSSKPDRDVLMQDFSVVESVFLPSEGSNLTPAHHYPDFRLKTYAPLAFRYFRELFGIKPDDYLYSICNEPLIELSNPGASSSWFYLTSDDEFIIKTVQHKEAEFLQKLLPGYYMNLNQNRRTLLPKFYGLYCIQCSGATIRVVVMNNVLPRAMKMHYKYDLKGSSYKRRASRKERAKSSPTFKDLDFQEMHEGLHFDLDRYNALMKTLQRDCRVLESFKIMDYSLLLGIHVLDRKPLSRGSRCDSRKGQKVLYSTALESIQGSVKDPEPVADDDTFGGIPAKHKDENLLIFLGIIDILQSYRFIKKVEHSWKALVHDGDTVSVHRPSFYADRFLKFMESTVFKKSHPLRGASSRRKRSSLHAVKSASQEFLSPQKEEKKEEKKAQSMDNLDGNFYSSSKQPDLLPRTAVSFESTRNDDEDLENSEDRRASSSTIALDDPLPSLSRSQSESELDVYL; this is encoded by the exons ATGGCCGAGCTTCCCTCTAATCAAGTTCTCTCTGTCCAAAAGATGTCAACCGCAACCACCGACAGTGTAGAAGAAGGAACCAAAACCTCTAAAATGTCAAAGGATCATAAAAAG CCCACAGCATCCATCCTGAGAGGAGCCATCCAGCTGGGCATCGGTTACGCTGTGGGAAACCTCAGCTCCAAACCAGACAGAGATGTTCTCATGCAGGACTTCTCTGTGGTGGAGAGCGTCTTCCTGCCCAG TGAGGGCAGCAACCTGACTCCAGCACATCACTACCCAGACTTCCGGCTGAAGACGTACGCCCCGCTGGCCTTCCGCTACTTCAGAGAGCTGTTCGGCATCAAACCAGACGACTATCTG TACTCCATTTGCAACGAGCCTCTGATCGAGCTATCCAACCCCGGCGCCAGCAGTTCGTGGTTCTACCTCACCAGTGACGATGAGTTCATCATTAAGACGGTGCAGCATAAAGAGGCGGAGTTCCTGCAGAAGCTGCTGCCTGGTTACTACAtg AATCTGAATCAAAACCGGAGGACGTTGCTGCCCAAGTTCTACGGTCTCTACTGCATCCAGTGCAGCGGTGCCACCATCCGCGTGGTGGTGATGAACAATGTGCTGCCGCGAGCCATGAAGATGCACTACAAGTACGACCTGAAGGGCTCCTCGTACAAACGGCGTGCCTCGCGCAAAGAGCGCGCCAAATCCTCGCCCACATTCAAAGACCTGGACTTCCAGGAGATGCACGAAGGCCTGCACTTTGACCTGGACAGATACAACGCCCTGATGAAGACTCTGCAGAGGGACTGTCGG GTCTTAGAGAGCTTTAAGATCATGGACTACAGTCTTCTCCTGGGGATTCATGTTTTGGACCGGAAGCCTTTGAGCAGAGGAAGCCGATGTGACAGCAGGAAGGGACAGAAGGTCCTCTACTCCACCGCCCTCGAGTCCATCCAAGGGTCCGTGAAGGACCCCGAACCTGTGGCCGATGACGACAC attTGGTGGAATTCCTGCCAAACATAAAGATGAGAACCTGCTCATCTTTTTAGGGATCATCGACATCCTTCAGTCGTACAG GTTCATTAAGAAAGTGGAGCACTCTTGGAAAGCTCTAGTGCATGATGGG gacACGGTGTCGGTTCACAGGCCCAGTTTTTATGCAGACAGGTTTCTGAAATTCATGGAATCGACTGTGTTTAAAAAGAGTCACC ctttAAGAGGAGCATCTtcaaggaggaagaggagttcCCTCCACGCAGTAAAGTCAGCCTCTCAGGAGTTTCTGTCcccacagaaggaggagaagaaggaggagaagaaggccCAGAGCATGGACAACCTGGATGGAAACT TTTATAGTTCCTCCAAACAACCAGATCTTCTTCCGAGGactgctgtttcttttgagTCAACCCGAAATGACGACGAGGACCTTGAAAACAG TGAGGACCGACGAGCCTCAAGTTCAACAATCGCTCTGGACGATCCTCTGCCGTCCCTCAGCAGAAGCCAATCAGAGTCTGAACTGGACGTCTACTTG TGA
- the pip5k1ba gene encoding phosphatidylinositol-4-phosphate 5-kinase, type I, beta a isoform X3 — protein MSTATTDSVEEGTKTSKMSKDHKKPTASILRGAIQLGIGYAVGNLSSKPDRDVLMQDFSVVESVFLPSEGSNLTPAHHYPDFRLKTYAPLAFRYFRELFGIKPDDYLYSICNEPLIELSNPGASSSWFYLTSDDEFIIKTVQHKEAEFLQKLLPGYYMNLNQNRRTLLPKFYGLYCIQCSGATIRVVVMNNVLPRAMKMHYKYDLKGSSYKRRASRKERAKSSPTFKDLDFQEMHEGLHFDLDRYNALMKTLQRDCRVLESFKIMDYSLLLGIHVLDRKPLSRGSRCDSRKGQKVLYSTALESIQGSVKDPEPVADDDTFGGIPAKHKDENLLIFLGIIDILQSYRFIKKVEHSWKALVHDGDTVSVHRPSFYADRFLKFMESTVFKKSHPLRGASSRRKRSSLHAVKSASQEFLSPQKEEKKEEKKAQSMDNLDGNFYSSSKQPDLLPRTAVSFESTRNDDEDLENSEDRRASSSTIALDDPLPSLSRSQSESELDVYLHHRDSPRRPSWS, from the exons ATGTCAACCGCAACCACCGACAGTGTAGAAGAAGGAACCAAAACCTCTAAAATGTCAAAGGATCATAAAAAG CCCACAGCATCCATCCTGAGAGGAGCCATCCAGCTGGGCATCGGTTACGCTGTGGGAAACCTCAGCTCCAAACCAGACAGAGATGTTCTCATGCAGGACTTCTCTGTGGTGGAGAGCGTCTTCCTGCCCAG TGAGGGCAGCAACCTGACTCCAGCACATCACTACCCAGACTTCCGGCTGAAGACGTACGCCCCGCTGGCCTTCCGCTACTTCAGAGAGCTGTTCGGCATCAAACCAGACGACTATCTG TACTCCATTTGCAACGAGCCTCTGATCGAGCTATCCAACCCCGGCGCCAGCAGTTCGTGGTTCTACCTCACCAGTGACGATGAGTTCATCATTAAGACGGTGCAGCATAAAGAGGCGGAGTTCCTGCAGAAGCTGCTGCCTGGTTACTACAtg AATCTGAATCAAAACCGGAGGACGTTGCTGCCCAAGTTCTACGGTCTCTACTGCATCCAGTGCAGCGGTGCCACCATCCGCGTGGTGGTGATGAACAATGTGCTGCCGCGAGCCATGAAGATGCACTACAAGTACGACCTGAAGGGCTCCTCGTACAAACGGCGTGCCTCGCGCAAAGAGCGCGCCAAATCCTCGCCCACATTCAAAGACCTGGACTTCCAGGAGATGCACGAAGGCCTGCACTTTGACCTGGACAGATACAACGCCCTGATGAAGACTCTGCAGAGGGACTGTCGG GTCTTAGAGAGCTTTAAGATCATGGACTACAGTCTTCTCCTGGGGATTCATGTTTTGGACCGGAAGCCTTTGAGCAGAGGAAGCCGATGTGACAGCAGGAAGGGACAGAAGGTCCTCTACTCCACCGCCCTCGAGTCCATCCAAGGGTCCGTGAAGGACCCCGAACCTGTGGCCGATGACGACAC attTGGTGGAATTCCTGCCAAACATAAAGATGAGAACCTGCTCATCTTTTTAGGGATCATCGACATCCTTCAGTCGTACAG GTTCATTAAGAAAGTGGAGCACTCTTGGAAAGCTCTAGTGCATGATGGG gacACGGTGTCGGTTCACAGGCCCAGTTTTTATGCAGACAGGTTTCTGAAATTCATGGAATCGACTGTGTTTAAAAAGAGTCACC ctttAAGAGGAGCATCTtcaaggaggaagaggagttcCCTCCACGCAGTAAAGTCAGCCTCTCAGGAGTTTCTGTCcccacagaaggaggagaagaaggaggagaagaaggccCAGAGCATGGACAACCTGGATGGAAACT TTTATAGTTCCTCCAAACAACCAGATCTTCTTCCGAGGactgctgtttcttttgagTCAACCCGAAATGACGACGAGGACCTTGAAAACAG TGAGGACCGACGAGCCTCAAGTTCAACAATCGCTCTGGACGATCCTCTGCCGTCCCTCAGCAGAAGCCAATCAGAGTCTGAACTGGACGTCTACTTG CATCACAGAGACTCACCCAGGCGACCCAGCTGGAGTTGA
- the pip5k1ba gene encoding phosphatidylinositol-4-phosphate 5-kinase, type I, beta a isoform X4, producing MAELPSNQVLSVQKMSTATTDSVEEGTKTSKMSKDHKKPTASILRGAIQLGIGYAVGNLSSKPDRDVLMQDFSVVESVFLPSEGSNLTPAHHYPDFRLKTYAPLAFRYFRELFGIKPDDYLYSICNEPLIELSNPGASSSWFYLTSDDEFIIKTVQHKEAEFLQKLLPGYYMNLNQNRRTLLPKFYGLYCIQCSGATIRVVVMNNVLPRAMKMHYKYDLKGSSYKRRASRKERAKSSPTFKDLDFQEMHEGLHFDLDRYNALMKTLQRDCRVLESFKIMDYSLLLGIHVLDRKPLSRGSRCDSRKGQKVLYSTALESIQGSVKDPEPVADDDTFGGIPAKHKDENLLIFLGIIDILQSYRFIKKVEHSWKALVHDGDTVSVHRPSFYADRFLKFMESTVFKKSHPLRGASSRRKRSSLHAVKSASQEFLSPQKEEKKEEKKAQSMDNLDGNFYSSSKQPDLLPRTAVSFESTRNDDEDLENSEVK from the exons ATGGCCGAGCTTCCCTCTAATCAAGTTCTCTCTGTCCAAAAGATGTCAACCGCAACCACCGACAGTGTAGAAGAAGGAACCAAAACCTCTAAAATGTCAAAGGATCATAAAAAG CCCACAGCATCCATCCTGAGAGGAGCCATCCAGCTGGGCATCGGTTACGCTGTGGGAAACCTCAGCTCCAAACCAGACAGAGATGTTCTCATGCAGGACTTCTCTGTGGTGGAGAGCGTCTTCCTGCCCAG TGAGGGCAGCAACCTGACTCCAGCACATCACTACCCAGACTTCCGGCTGAAGACGTACGCCCCGCTGGCCTTCCGCTACTTCAGAGAGCTGTTCGGCATCAAACCAGACGACTATCTG TACTCCATTTGCAACGAGCCTCTGATCGAGCTATCCAACCCCGGCGCCAGCAGTTCGTGGTTCTACCTCACCAGTGACGATGAGTTCATCATTAAGACGGTGCAGCATAAAGAGGCGGAGTTCCTGCAGAAGCTGCTGCCTGGTTACTACAtg AATCTGAATCAAAACCGGAGGACGTTGCTGCCCAAGTTCTACGGTCTCTACTGCATCCAGTGCAGCGGTGCCACCATCCGCGTGGTGGTGATGAACAATGTGCTGCCGCGAGCCATGAAGATGCACTACAAGTACGACCTGAAGGGCTCCTCGTACAAACGGCGTGCCTCGCGCAAAGAGCGCGCCAAATCCTCGCCCACATTCAAAGACCTGGACTTCCAGGAGATGCACGAAGGCCTGCACTTTGACCTGGACAGATACAACGCCCTGATGAAGACTCTGCAGAGGGACTGTCGG GTCTTAGAGAGCTTTAAGATCATGGACTACAGTCTTCTCCTGGGGATTCATGTTTTGGACCGGAAGCCTTTGAGCAGAGGAAGCCGATGTGACAGCAGGAAGGGACAGAAGGTCCTCTACTCCACCGCCCTCGAGTCCATCCAAGGGTCCGTGAAGGACCCCGAACCTGTGGCCGATGACGACAC attTGGTGGAATTCCTGCCAAACATAAAGATGAGAACCTGCTCATCTTTTTAGGGATCATCGACATCCTTCAGTCGTACAG GTTCATTAAGAAAGTGGAGCACTCTTGGAAAGCTCTAGTGCATGATGGG gacACGGTGTCGGTTCACAGGCCCAGTTTTTATGCAGACAGGTTTCTGAAATTCATGGAATCGACTGTGTTTAAAAAGAGTCACC ctttAAGAGGAGCATCTtcaaggaggaagaggagttcCCTCCACGCAGTAAAGTCAGCCTCTCAGGAGTTTCTGTCcccacagaaggaggagaagaaggaggagaagaaggccCAGAGCATGGACAACCTGGATGGAAACT TTTATAGTTCCTCCAAACAACCAGATCTTCTTCCGAGGactgctgtttcttttgagTCAACCCGAAATGACGACGAGGACCTTGAAAACAG TGAGGTGAAGTGA